From a region of the Drosophila willistoni isolate 14030-0811.24 unplaced genomic scaffold, UCI_dwil_1.1 Seg588, whole genome shotgun sequence genome:
- the LOC124461673 gene encoding uncharacterized protein LOC124461673, producing MPGVQDGENSDSRPVISVYDGSNYVGRLVVIEKGKETVSPVSSSLSVLEQSSDSSSESIEKCIKPQAQKRIINHDLPSENKRYKVDPTVSEESSENTSSGPCSMHAEWSHAILNLVLLVQMRKMISQWTKKQAMMHHSLIFSRKTGHLLLSSRRPPATTETSANY from the exons ATGCCAGGAGTTCAGGACGGTGAAAATAGCGACAGTCGACCGGTTATATCAGTCTATGACGGTAGTAATTATGTGGGTCGGCTTGTGGTGATCGAAAAGGGCAAAGAGACTGTGTCGCCGGTAAGCAGCAGCTTGTCAGTGCTGGAACAAAGTTCAGATTCCAGCAGTGAATCTAtcgaaaaatgtataaaaccACAGGCTCAGAAACGAATAATAAATCATGATTTACCTTCGGAGAATAAGAG atATAAGGTGGACCCTACCGTGAGCGAGGAAAGCTCGGAAAACACATCATCAGGTCCCTGTTCGATGCATGCGGAATGGTCCCATGCGATATTAAATCTCGTGCTTCTAGTTCAGATGAGGAAGATGATCAGCCAATGGACAAAGAAGCAAGCAATGATGCACCATTCGTTGATATTCTCCCGGAAAACAggccatttgttgttgtcatctCGGCGTCCGCCTGCAACAACAGAGACTTCTGCAAActattga
- the LOC124461672 gene encoding uncharacterized protein LOC124461672, producing MVEYGMFLNIRYKVDPTVSEESSENTSSGSLFDACGMVPCDIKSRASSSDEEDDQPMDKEASNDAPFVDILPENRPFVVVISASACNNRDFCKLLNEFFKSFAGYRNVRCLKFNKETPVQEYSGRLYVATADESTIDWVLGVICKKDNYEAVPLTEFLHLLPARVIVPKVEKCLSKIFDMLERQNNGIQTYKWSVIDRNDLDPCSNDNITKVCVNEAIDLYMDADSIETIKNRCYQLRYLFWVVKFMFCE from the exons ATGGTTGAATACGGCAtgtttttgaatattagatATAAGGTGGACCCTACCGTGAGCGAGGAAAGCTCGGAAAACACATCATCAGGGTCCCTGTTCGATGCATGCGGAATGGTCCCATGCGATATTAAATCTCGTGCTTCTAGTTCAG ATGAGGAAGATGATCAGCCAATGGACAAAGAAGCAAGCAATGATGCACCATTCGTTGATATTCTCCCGGAAAACAggccatttgttgttgtcatctCGGCGTCCGCCTGCAACAACAGAGACTTCTGCAAActattgaatgaattttttaaaagcttTGCTGGATACAGAAACGTAAGATGCCTAAAGTTCAATAAAGAAACACCGGTTCAAGAATATAGTGGAAGGCTATACGTTGCGACAGCAGACGAGAGTACGATAGATTGGGTGCTGGGTGTCATCTGCAAAAAAGATAACTACGAAGCTGTTCCCCTTACGGAATTTCTACATCTCTTACCAGCTCGAGTCATAGTGCCCAAAGTAGAAAAATGCTTAAGTAAAATCTTTGATATGCTCGAACGACAAAATAATggtatacaaacatataaatgGTCTGTTATCGATAGAAACGATTTGGATCCATGCTCCAACGATAATATTACGAAAGTATGCGTTAATGAAGCGATCGATCTATACATGGACGCTGACAGTATTGAGACTATTAAAAACAGATGCTATCAGTTGAGATATCTTTTCTGGGTAGTCAAATTCATGTTTTGCGAGTAA